From the genome of Danio rerio strain Tuebingen ecotype United States chromosome 2, GRCz12tu, whole genome shotgun sequence, one region includes:
- the vcpip1 gene encoding deubiquitinating protein VCPIP1 codes for MSLIPGSKQKDRRILCGMCPDPQCQAKLIFPAHTSMSIECTECGQRHEQKNLANVEEVTNPDVVLHNLLRNALLGVPGPPKKGSELVKVMGLSNYHCKLLSPILTRYGMDKQTGTAKLLKEMNQGDIFDCSLLGDRAFLIEQEHVSTVGYGRDRSGSLIYLHDTLEEIKKANGNRECLIPVHVDGDGHCLVHAVSRALVGRELFWHALRENLKLHFKQNLDRYKALFQDFIDAAEWEDIINECDPLFVPPEGVPLGLRNIHIFGLANVLHRPVILLDSLSGMRSSGDYSATFLPGLIPEEQCRGKDGTLNKPICIAWSSSGRNHYLPLVGIKGLALPRLPAALLPKAWGVPQELIRKYVSLDPSGSCVIGGDRSLQDKYLLRLVSAMEDVFMDKHSIHPALVADVHQYIYRRTGVIGVQPEEVTEAAKKSIQEGRLHRCLVCNALSELHVPAEWLIPGGKLYNLAKSTHGTLRADKNYSFPLNSLVCSYNPEKDVLVPDYKLSSLTTCTWCHGTSVRRVRGDGSVVYLDGDRTNTPSQGGKCGCGFKHFWEGKEYDNLPEAFPITLEWAGRVVRETVYWFQYEIDPTLNSNVYDVTMRLVTKHFPGEFGSEILVQKVVNTILHHTAKKSQDEYNPVAIEGAHVQNKVDGGESSAHPPTKIILTGQKGKTLHKEELVMSKTERVLQHSISEQAALSQRRSTDRVRHQDPRPSSPSSSSSSAPPTPTKVPPTSGEKKIRVTTSDGRQAMLTLQPHTTYSDLQNSIIQVFNLSPGQLCIRHGFPPRELPPPPPEDQNRPVALQHGDRISVEVLKESSADPQVTQTHTHSPQTHAHSDPRLSHSSSRELQDNIDLEMSSLCLLAALMGEDVWSYAKKLPHLFQQGGVFYNIVKKDMGLLDGKHCTLPHLSGKTFVFNATEERLELCVDTAGHFPVGPDVEELVQEALSQLRSDAASRSREGSPAHSLRLGSGGAVRKKEQNITAFQGKGHSLGSAPPEHPPIRRQHSSGVDLSGSARGEGLTLSGEDLVRVAPGMLTLREGRGMGLEPAVIEAQRQRLQEMVSNIQASMDKHLRQHTAARNDGKEEETPDKPEEMESHGPEPPNTFEPMDQS; via the exons TATGGCATGGACAAACAGACAGGCACTGCCAAACTCTTGAAGGAAATGAACCAGGGAGACATCTTTGACTGCTCGCTGCTTGGGGACCGTGCATTTCTCATCGAGCAAGAGCATGTGTCCACTGTTGGGTATGGACGGGACCGGTCAGGGAGCTTGATCTACTTGCATGACACCTTGGAGGAGATCAAGAAAGCGAACGGTAATAGAGAGTGTCTTATTCCTGTGCATGTGGACGGAGATGGACACTGCCTGGTCCACGCCGTGTCCAGGGCGTTAGTTGGACGCGAGCTTTTCTGGCACGCTCTTCGGGAAAACCTTAAACTCCATTTCAAGCAGAACCTCGACCGCTACAAAGCTCTTTTCCAGGACTTCATAGATGCTGCAGAATGGGAAGACATCATCAATGAGTGTGACCCGTTGTTTGTCCCTCCAGAAGGCGTTCCACTGGGCCTGCGTAACATTCACATATTTGGCCTGGCCAATGTACTTCACAGACCTGTAATCCTTTTGGACTCGCTGAGCGGTATGCGAAGCTCCGGGGATTACTCCGCCACTTTCCTACCGGGCCTTATTCCAGAGGAGCAATGCCGAGGGAAAGACGGCACTCTGAACAAGCCCATCTGCATCGCCTGGAGCAGCTCTGGCAGAAATCACTATCTGCCTCTTGTGGGCATCAAGGGCTTGGCTTTGCCCCGTTTGCCTGCTGCACTGCTTCCCAAAGCGTGGGGTGTTCCTCAGGAGCTCATCCGCAAGTATGTGAGTTTGGATCCCAGCGGGAGCTGTGTGATTGGGGGCGACCGGAGCCTCCAGGATAAGTACCTCCTGCGCCTCGTAAGCGCCATGGAGGATGTCTTCATGGACAAGCACAGCATCCATCCCGCTCTAGTAGCCGACGTCCACCAGTACATATACCGACGCACTGGAGTGATCGGCGTACAGCCGGAGGAGGTGACAGAAGCGGCCAAGAAATCCATCCAGGAAGGCCGCCTCCACCGCTGCCTGGTCTGCAACGCTCTTTCAGAGCTCCACGTACCAGCCGAATGGCTCATACCTGGAGGGAAACTCTACAACTTGGCCAAATCAACTCACGGGACGCTCCGTGCAGACAAGAACTACAGTTTCCCATTAAATAGTTTAGTTTGTTCCTACAACCCAGAAAAAGATGTGCTCGTGCCTGATTATAAACTCAGCTCACTCACAACCTGCACCTGGTGTCATGGGACCTCAGTACGCAGAGTTCGGGGTGACGGCTCTGTGGTGTATTTGGACGGGGACCGCACTAACACTCCCTCTCAAGGTGGCAAGTGCGGATGTGGGTTCAAACACTTCTGGGAAGGAAAGGAGTACGACAATCTTCCCGAAGCCTTCCCGATCACTCTGGAGTGGGCTGGCCGTGTAGTCCGAGAAACTGTTTATTGGTTCCAGTACGAAATTGATCCGACTCTCAATAGTAATGTATACGATGTGACCATGCGTCTCGTCACAAAGCACTTCCCTGGTGAATTTGGCAGCGAAATCCTAGTCCAGAAGGTAGTAAACACCATCTTGCATCACACCGCAAAGAAGAGCCAAGATGAATACAACCCAGTTGCCATCGAAGGTGCTCACGTGCAAAATAAAGTAGACGGAGGTGAATCTTCTGCTCACCCTCCGACTAAAATCATCCTGACGGGACAGAAGGGAAAAACTCTGCATAAGGAGGAGCTGGTCATGAGCAAAACCGAGAGGGTGTTGCAGCACAGCATCAGCGAGCAGGCTGCCCTCTCCCAGCGCCGCAGCACAGATCGCGTGCGCCATCAGGACCCTCGCCCATCATCTCcttcctcttcatcatcctccGCTCCTCCCACTCCCACCAAAGTACCCCCAACCAGCGGAGAGAAGAAGATCCGTGTAACCACCAGCGACGGGAGGCAGGCCATGCTTACTCTGCAGCCGCACACTACCTACAGTGATCTCCAGAACTCAATCATCCAGGTCTTCAACTTGTCGCCCGGACAGCTGTGCATTCGTCATGGGTTCCCGCCCAGAGAGCTGCCTCCACCACCTCCCGAAGACCAGAACCGGCCCGTGGCGCTTCAGCATGGAGATCGGATTTCTGTGGAGGTGCTGAAGGAGAGCTCGGCTGATCCTCAAGTaacccaaacacacactcacagcccTCAAACACACGCTCACTCTGACCCACGCCTCAGCCACAGCAGTAGCAGGGAACTTCAGGACAACATTGACCTTGAGATGTCATCACTGTGTCTCCTGGCAGCACTCATGG gtGAAGATGTCTGGTCATATGCCAAGAAACTGCCTCACCTGTTCCAGCAAGGAGGAGTCTTCTACAATATTGTGAAGAAAGACATGG GTCTCCTGGACGGGAAGCACTGCACACTGCCCCACTTGTCGGGTAAGACGTTTGTGTTCAATGCAACCGAGGAGCGTTTGGAGCTGTGTGTGGACACAGCCGGGCATTTTCCAGTGGGCCCGGATGTGGAGGAGCTCGTCCAGGAGGCCCTTTCACAGCTCCGCTCAGACGCAGCGTCTCGTAGCCGCGAGGGAAGTCCCGCACACAGTTTGCGTCTGGGCTCCGGTGGTGCCGTACGCAAGAAGGAGCAGAACATCACTGCCTTCCAAGGTAAAGGGCACTCATTAGGTTCGGCCCCTCCTGAACATCCACCAATCAGGCGGCAGCACAGCAGCGGCGTTGACCTCAGCGGCAGTGCCCGCGGAGAAGGGTTAACGTTGTCAGGGGAAGATTTAGTGCGTGTAGCTCCAGGCATGCTTACTTTACGTGAGGGCCGCGGGATGGGGCTGGAGCCCGCTGTGATTGAGGCCCAGCGTCAGCGCTTGCAGGAGATGGTATCTAACATACAGGCGTCAATGGACAAACATTTGCGCCAGCACACTGCAGCAAGGAATGATGGGAAGGAAGAAGAGACTCCTGACAAACCGGAGGAGATGGAGAGTCACGGGCCGGAGCCTCCCAACACCTTCGAACCGATGGACCAATCCTGA